Part of the Pieris brassicae chromosome 5, ilPieBrab1.1, whole genome shotgun sequence genome is shown below.
ATGATCAGCTTCGCTTAATACTTGAAGTTTTAGTTGGTTCTTGCCAGCTTGAATAGCTTCATTTGACAGTGAGGGGTTCTTCAAAAATTGACCAGCACTTTTTACTGCCTGTAATtgttagtataaataaatataaaattaattaagttcatGCTCTATAACATGAGTTAAATGATAattgatttacattttaaatcacATTATTTTTCTCAGCTGTTTATAATGTGACTAGTAACTCTTCTTATTCAGCCATTATGAATTTAAAGAATAGTTAATAACACAACTAAATGTCAACATTTGTGCTGAGTAAGCAAAAAGAGATAAAATCATAATAGATGAATGTATGAATAAACAATCAGTGTTTGAAActacataatttacatttaattaataatattaaatttaattgatttttatctaGATTAATACATACACTAGCTGCCTCGTCCTTAGCCACTGAAAGAATGACACCAAAAAGTCCATTGTCTGAGTATGAGACATTGAATCCTGCTGCAGCAAATGGACCTACATTGCCAATTGCCTTGGCAATAGGCGAGTTATCAGCTCCCCATTTAGTAACTGGTCCACTTCCAATGGCTGTAGAGAAACAagattaatcaaataattcaGTTATCCCAAACAAGATACTTCTCTCATTTCGTTTTCAAATACAACATACCCTTTGCAGCAACAGCAAGGGCGAGGCTCTGTTTAGAACCAGCTGACGCTCCCTGCACTGCTATTGCGACATGAGCTAAATCTCCACCCATTTCCTTCCTGGTAAAAATCCAATATCAGATATTTCACAATAAAGTACTTACTTTATTGTGAAATAAGTGTAAATCGACCCCCACTGTAGTATGCATAtgcacataataaaaatataacaactcaacttttaaaactataacttATCATGTATATACATGACTGAAAAGTTATACAATATTTGCTTTTTGATTTGGTACCCTAACAAAGTTTGCCTCCctttatcaaaatttactATCATGGTGAATAAGCTAGCACTTTAAACAACTaacttctaatttttttaatcttaagtTAAAAACACATTACGGTCCATATTCTAATTTGTAAGTTATATAATCATCTTAATgctttaaatactaaaaaaataataatttgacagCACTTGAAACTtgattaaagtttatttgGCTTTCTAGAACATGACCTTTCTttcaaaatatcttaaattattgacTTTGTTTGACAGATTTAACACAAAATGTTGACAAAACTGACATAATGcctaattttatattcctCTTAAATAGCCAGGTTGAGGGCCTACATTAATTTCAATGCATGAATATTCTGATATCAGGAATAAGTAAAGTGACCTTTATTCTCATTATTTTGCCAGGACtcatgataaaaatatagacaaaattgcatatattataactggattgataattataatctatttatttgtgttttaatatatttttaagtataaagtATCTGCAAATcagaaaaaattacacttacaCCATTAACTATGCGTTTGAGTGTGATACTCTACCTCATGTTGGGACATTATATAACCACCCtctttattcttaaaaatatgaacaatcctaaattattcaaatctgCATACCTAAGTTCACCTCCAAAATAAGAAGCCTTTTCACATGATGCATCACCAGATGAAGGTAACTGCAAAGCTTGAGCAACAATGCTGGCTTTCTcctagtaaaattaatatgaagtgttattgtataaattgtgTTGTGGGATATATATAGGAGGGGTACATTGTATTTACAGACctgataattaaatttcctGGTGAGCTGAATGAtttgaaaatatctattagccaattattatttgttataatttacatttgataaaattaaaaatacagtaaaaatCTGAAATGACATCAACTACTCATTTGGTCATAAAAACCCATAGTTATAACAGCCGatgactttttattaaatacctaatacaatacaatttggCCGggacattttattttgttttaaatgatgtcgtcgtaaacgctTTTGACtgcattacaataataaaatctaatacaattataaaatgaaatacaaattttgaataaacaaaacaagtaaaaaaattgttacgaaATTCAAAAGCATTCTCTTCTACATTTGTGAACCAACAGAAGTGATGAAGCACACTTATAAATACTTCTTTATCTAAATATGTGACAAAATGGATCACACCAATTTCTAAGAATCAAATCATTGAGTATGCAGAAAGggcaattaatttaaatatatttgaaaacataggataatttttttgttgttgtataGTTGACTTAGGTTACTACTTACACTAGGTTCAATTCATAGTAACACAGCCGGTCTGGAGCCTGGCAGGTATaggaatatttttctttttaaatcaaataggCCATGTATCATTGAGCTTGTCTTTACACATTTGAATGAGTTagttatctttattttttcaaataaatttaatgtaatatttaataatgggTTAGCCTACCTTATTGCTTCCAACAACAACAATGGCACAACGAGAGTGTGACAATGTTGTACTGGCATAGTGTTGTACTGACTCTGAGCTGATATGACCAATTTTCTTCGGGGAAATGAAGAGGGAATTACCAAGGCCACGGCGGTAAGCTGCACGATGTAAAAGATCTACAGCACGAAtctgaaaatttaatacaagaGATATGTGATAATAAGAATAtgttgattataattattgatataccaattttgatttaaaagtgatagagttttattgttaattattgtcCATGCtatgcccttgatttgagaactggctgTAAAGGTAAATTTAGAAccactaatttatttactaacattcataagtgtactataataaatgattttatattttttcaataatacacAATGTCAAAAACTTGGTGTGGCCAGAATATCACTACCCTTCTACCACATAGATGATTTTACTATTATGTGAGACAATTCAGGTTATAACATCATCACtacaaagatatatttattataggaaaaaaaaatcagtcacCTGAGGAGCGAGAGAAGCAATCTCATATTTCATACGAGGAGCATTGTCACTGAGCTCCCAAGGCCTGAACTCCTGGTTAGATACAATGTTGTTCAAATATTCAAGAGCAACATCTAAATTGTCTTGAGTGGCctgaaattacataaaaattatgttcttataactcataaaattataagcagcaataaaagaattaaaaaattaactacaaatatatatacttaggAACAAAGCACTCCTACTGCATGACTAATgtaattatcatatatatattattgaaacatAATTTACCTCTAGAGTGTAGTAGATGAATTCTCTGTCCCCTGAAGCAGAGAATGAGGCTCCAACTTGTGATAGTTTGCGAGATATCATGAAAGCACTAGCATTCCTTGTGCTGAGGCCTGCAGCTGATCGAAGGACATGAGCAACACCCAACTCTGTTTGCGGCTCATAGCGGGAACCAGCCCTGAAATTACATCCTCCAATTTatcatatacaatattatccGCATACTCTAGTCTTCTTGTTGATTAATTATTCTGTTGGCGGATaagtaaatatcaattttctaaATAAGTCTTACTTAAAGGCAATGGTGACTCTGGTAACTGGAGACCCATTATCTACTGTAGCAACAAAGGTCTTATTCGACAATATATTCGAATTCACGCGCACTTCCCTTGTCGCAGGAGCAGCCTGTGCATAACTCCTCGTCTAaaagaatattgaaaaatttagAAGGAAGAACTTATCATTAACGCGTTTACATAACAGGGTTTGACACTAGTCATTAATACAGCATCACATATTACAATGAAGATATTTACCGCAATTTGACGAACAAGGGGCAAAACCATGGCCTTTGAAGTCATATTGGatatgtaacaaaattaaagattaattatttttcagaaaAATTGGTCGGCCGTGGCCAGCAATCGAATCCCTAGGTTCAATAATTCATAAGTGACATTGACAAAAATGTCTAGAACATATGCAGACACTTATCATGATTTTTCAAACCTCAATTTCAAAGTGTCAAAACTTTACTAAAGACAAACGTGAattcttgaaaataatttatcaacaacTTACATTTGGttcttacaaattaattttatacaaacattatttttgtgttattgtattatgtccttaattttattaactaataaattttctaaaaattacaaatttgtcGATAGCTGTGACCTAATTTGTATAACCAGAGGGTCTAGCCATATTACTACCGACAATTATTCTACGTACACTACGGCTTTTAGAATTGTACGTAATTTTCTACGTAATTGTATTGTCGAAAACGCTTCAAATGGAAAGGTACAAAGTGGcatgataaattataaaattaactttgatTTGTTTCATATTCTCTCAGAAATTtaaggttataaataaataaaatatataattattatatttttagtatttgatCTACACCTAGTCTGCCAAATAAAGGAGCAATATATTTACCACTTTGAAGATACAATAGAAATAGTACTGCGGCTTGATAAATAAAGAGTTAAGAGAAGATTAATTAGTAGTTGATAGAGTCAAacgaataaaaacaatttaaaataaaacggaCTAAAAAACGTTCACAACGTTGAAATTAGTGTTAGGACTTAGAACTTTGGGTTTGGTGTTTGAGCATGaacattttcaataataatttttctccAGATTTTGAGGTATGATTATAATATCATTCAATAAGTCATTAGTGATTTGctactaattttaattatacttttcGTTATTTATCTGCTTAGAATATACGTTCCCAGACCCTGCAGTTCATTTTAGTCCTGTAAGagttaataagtatattataagatattagatatataaccTTAGTGCCTCGTGTGCTCTATttccttatttttatatttataatatacaaaatgttaagGAAGATAATCAACAGaggtttctttaaaaaaaatatgactaatattttttttcatttttctacttgtatgtttaatataaatcaattccTAACTATAAGCAGATGAGCATAGTTTTGATTTCTTTGTTTTGTGATGTAATGGATTAACGAAAAATCTGTAttcatattttgaattaaatttacgttcatttgataaataaatattgttaaatgtactgtttttagtaaattaaatcaagATATCGAAGCACAATAGTCAAGTTTTAGTGAAATAATGACACCAAAAAGTCCATTGTCTGTAGTATGAGAAATCCTGCTGCAGCAAATGGATTGCTACATTGCCAATTCCCTCTGCAATAGGCGAGTTATCAGCTCCCCATTTAGTAACCGGTCCACTTCCAATGGCTGTAGAGAAACAATCTATaaagatattgttttattgctgcccataaaacataaattttatagttaatttttattttttgggtTTTTACATATACTCAAtatattgaatacatttacattattaatgcATTTAATTTGATTCAACTGTGTTTGTTCAATAGTAATGTTTGTATTGTATAATCAGTTGTTAAAAAATACTCTTcagctaataatatttggaacacacgggagccgtgtcagcagttggtcaatgttcaaatgaaatctgaacatTCTGGCGCCTCACATACAGATAGTTTTATTCTGGCTGTAGCTGGTACAATTCCAGTGTTTCAGAATGAACAACTCGCTGCGTGTTGTCGTAGCAAAAGCCCCTTCTCGTATTGGAATACTATAGATCGAGCTGTCAATCTGGATTTCGCGACGTCGAGCAATGCGTCTTGATTTAATCTTCATTTCTTGGCCTGTCTcccaaaaaataacaaaaatatcaaaaaagacTAAACTTACTATAGTTATAAAAGAGTTCATTAAGTATGAatgtaattcaattttttttccaaattgtattatttaaattacttattacttcTGTGTCTGTAAATTTGTTTCTGAACTCACGAAATCAtcaaacatattttgcgaAGTGTCAATAAACTcttcatttaaatacattttatcttttttatttatttggttttGTAAAGTAGTGTCCAAAGAAAAGTTGAAAATTTCTTGTATGAAACTAATACAGATATTGTCTCAGTCCTTTTCGCAACCAACATACTATTAGCAGTgttaacaatacaattttccgcaatatgtaaaatacttgtgtttttattaatatttcttttatttgtcCTTCACAAATTATCGAAACCGTTATTGGCCCCTTAGGAAGACAGAGCCATGTATTCGgcatatataattgtttccaTAACATGTTTGCCGTTGCGttacatatttttgaaatacattattttttcctAACAATGGAGTTCTGAAAATATGCTCAATCATGCAGTTCTCAGTAGATTGCATGtttcattcaaataaaatataattaaaaattactcttcagctaataatatttggaacacacgtgagccgtgtcagcagttggtcaatgttcaaatgaaatctgaacattctcattcaaaataaaacttctgAACTTATTAAGATTAAATTCGGAAGAAAATAGTTTGAGTTACTGTTTCCTGGTCTTGATATAACGTTATATAATTaaccattatttattactcCACTCCtcttatttttacattattcatataaacctTTATCCCTCATTATTAAATCTGTTTTCAGTTACATAATAAAAGtcacttaaatttattaaaagttaagaCTTTTTGTTAAAACTTTTAGTTGTCTTATTATCTTATTCTTTttctgaaaagaaaatatttattttgttagtattCTATCTCCTTCTTCATTCTAGACTACCGAAATGCGTGTGCGTGTAATTTGGTTTTTCGTACCACTGTCATGGCTTCGCTTATAGTATCCCCTTTTGGCCTAGGCTCCCGACTGTCGACAcgaactgtcattttcatacagaTTTAGCTTACGagtttctacatacactactgttaagaCATTTTGTCTAAACCCCcagtatataaattacttaaaaaagtgCTAACTTCTACATTATTATCTGTTTGTGAAATTCTTCTAGTTTGTGGTCGCCCTCCATTATGACTTATGACGTAGCTTTATTTACATATGTGTAATGTGAACTGTgatgttacatttttataatctatattagTGCTTCTTGCCATTGAGCGACAAATGccaatatattaactttattttatccaAGTTTTTGAAGAAATTAATGTGACTAAATTTCTTAGtcatgttatattaataaaaatcttttatcaaTAAACGTAGTTAAAGCTTTCCTCTGAAAATGAAATATGAAAGCAATGTGTGTGCACTATGACAGTAAGCTTAATTTTCTATAGACAAATAAAggaatattatcaataaccgACTTTATACAACTGTTATGCATACAAAAATGacagaaaaatatagaaatcttattttcagttaaagtaaCTATTGAACTCAAAGTTGTCAATAAGCCACGATTTGTGTTAGTGATAGTATTCTGATATCTACTTAAgatattcatataaatcaaAGGCCAATATGGGTAAAAGAAGAAAATGTAACATCTTAATTGAATCTAACAAAGAGAGTGAAGATAGTAAGGCTATGGCTTTAGAGCTAAACAATAGCCAAGAAAAGTCTCCTACTAATGCATTTCAATTGTTGATGGAGTCCAGACTTAAAAGCATTGGAAGCAACTCTCCTGGGAAACATAGACCTGTTGTTCAACCAGAATGCCAGGAACTTTTAGAAAAAAGAGAACTGAAAGCGAAAAGAGTATTGTCATTACAAAAAATGGCTGAAGCGAAAGGAtctctaaaaaataaagaacttGAAGATTTTAGAGATAGATCCATAAAGAAACAACTTTCAAAACAGGcagaaaaatttaaagatatgCTTCGTCAGGAAAACTCtgagagcaaaaataaaactaatgaaaataaagaacATTCATTGAGTGATTTTGAAATCATAGATGTTAATGATACTCACTTACTAGATGTTAAAAAGACTCtacaattatgtaatatgtttgaAAAATCAGATGCAGAGGGCTTTAGTAAGAAATTCACAAATAAGAAAGATTCTATTGAGGATATagaatttttaagtaaattatctCCTTCTATTCGCaagaaagaaaatatgatGAGTTACTTTCCAATAGTAGAAGAAAAAGTTGCTGATACAGATAACCCTGCTGATGAAGTGGAAATAACTGATACTATTaaggtaaaatttaaatcaaaaataatgaagaaaatatcacataaaagaaacaaagatcaaaacgtttttaataatCCTCAGAATGAAACAGGAATCAGCAGATGTGAAGAAATACAGGATTTAACTAAAGGTAGGAAGCTCAAAATATCTGAATGCTCTACTTCAAATTTAATTCCAATAGATGACACTGAATTCATAAATGTTGATATGAGACCTAAACGAAAAACTAAAAGGccagtaaaatatttagaagaTGCTGAAGTAAGCAGTTCTGACGAGGAGCTATACATATTTACaccaaaaaagaaaagaagttCAGGTAGATTTGCGGGAAGTAAGTCTACCTTAAATTTAATAGGTATGAGAGaattgtgtaaaaataaaaatccatcTATTAACGAAAACAATGAAAAGTCACAGTCACAAATAAAGTCTATGAAGTGCACAcacaataaaacaatgtacCCATTAAAATTAGCTCCTATTTTTACAtcaaaacaatcaaatatcAGTATAGCAGAAAAAGAAGCTAGACAGAAGTTCTTGCATAGTGGCATTCctcaaaagttgaaaaaagatatttcacaacctaaaaataatactgcTAAATTAGAGTTTCATCCAGTAGTCCATATTCAACAAAATATTGCGATGAcattagataaaattaaaataaatttttcttcCCTGTGTGATTCACCTTATGATTCAAATTTAGAAACCAATGACAATCTTTTCAAGTCTTTAACAAGCTTGGATGAAGATGTGAAGCAAGTAATTCCACTGAATCAACAAAACCAGGAAAATCTTTTACATATGATAAAACATTCACATCACAAGTTTCCAGTGTACAGAACCTATCATTTATTGAAGGGAAAAAGTAATGGTGAAAACAAAGACATCAATTACCCAGATTTAGACAACAGTATTGAAATAATCCATGATCTTCCAAATGATTTTGATTCTATAGACAAATTATGTTGggttgaaaaatataaacctacatctacaaaacaaattattggGAACTTTAAAGCAATTGATGAGTTAAAGAAATGGTTGCAATCATGGAATGAAAGTTTAGTTAAGACTAAAAAAGATGGAGGTAGTGGTAGTTCTGATTTTGATGATTTTCAAGATTCAGATGCTGAGAGTAGAGAGACATTGAGAACTTCTAATAATGTGCTGGTTATCTGTGGAGACGTCGGTTCAGGGAAAACATCTAGTGTTTATGCAGTTGCAGCAGAACTGGctataaaagttattgaagTAAATTCTAGTAGTAAAAGGACaggaaaaataatgttacaagATCTCCAAGAAGCAACAAGATCCCATAAAGTAGATAGGGGAAAAAGTAATTCAGATAATAGTCAAAAACTTCAGGAAACAGCTAAACCTAAATTGCCCAAGAAACGAGGACGACCCAAGAAAGCAAAAGATTTGTCCaaagatgtaaaaaaaatcgaaaatatGAAATGCATCGTAGAATGTTCTTCTAGTCAAGATAGTGTAAGAACTGACagttctttaatattaattgatgaTGCTGATATTGTGTTTGAACAAGATGATGGATTCTGTTCTGCTATCTCACAATTAATTCATAGTTCAAAAAGACCAGTTATATTGATAACAAGTTCTCTATCTTGTCAACATTTGCAAAAATTCATACAGCTTGggaaaatcattaaaatgcaTAAGTTTTTACCAAGAATGTCGGGGACTTGGTTAGATATTATGTGTGTAGCTGACACAGGAATTTGCTTTCCTGGTCTTGGTGATGGGTTATTAGATTATTACAAAGGTGACATACGAAAAACAATTCATAGCCTGCAATTTTACATGGTGTCCTACAAGCACTCAACATATGAAAATTCACAGGATATAggaaatgataaattaaatatagaagACGAGAATTCATGTTTATCTTGGACAGATGAATATACTGCAGACAAAACCACCGTACCAAATACATCAAAACATTTAGTACAGCAACATATTAAAGTTATCAGTCATGGTGCCCCATTAGACCTATTAAGTTTATGGTGGAGTATTTCCAATGTATATGAAAGTCAAATAGAAAATGATAACCAGGATTCAAATCagctattatttatatcaaatggGCTTTGTAGTATATCTGAAGCTGATTGTATCACCAAAAGAGCAAACATATGTAACAAAATGTGGTATCCAAAAGAAAGTGCCAG
Proteins encoded:
- the LOC123709212 gene encoding cytochrome b-c1 complex subunit 2, mitochondrial-like, with product MTSKAMVLPLVRQIATRSYAQAAPATREVRVNSNILSNKTFVATVDNGSPVTRVTIAFKAGSRYEPQTELGVAHVLRSAAGLSTRNASAFMISRKLSQVGASFSASGDREFIYYTLEATQDNLDVALEYLNNIVSNQEFRPWELSDNAPRMKYEIASLAPQIRAVDLLHRAAYRRGLGNSLFISPKKIGHISSESVQHYASTTLSHSRCAIVVVGSNKEKASIVAQALQLPSSGDASCEKASYFGGELRKEMGGDLAHVAIAVQGASAGSKQSLALAVAAKAIGSGPVTKWGADNSPIAKAIGNVGPFAAAGFNVSYSDNGLFGVILSVAKDEAASAVKSAGQFLKNPSLSNEAIQAGKNQLKLQVLSEADHGSALVESLAAQGFYTGTAKSPIEIAAEIDQISDNDVSQALSNAVRNKMSMGAVGNLAFVPYVDEV
- the LOC123709795 gene encoding uncharacterized protein LOC123709795 isoform X2, producing MGKRRKCNILIESNKESEDSKAMALELNNSQEKSPTNAFQLLMESRLKSIGSNSPGKHRPVVQPECQELLEKRELKAKRVLSLQKMAEAKGSLKNKELEDFRDRSIKKQLSKQAEKFKDMLRQENSESKNKTNENKEHSLSDFEIIDVNDTHLLDVKKTLQLCNMFEKSDAEGFSKKFTNKKDSIEDIEFLSKLSPSIRKKENMMSYFPIVEEKVADTDNPADEVEITDTIKNETGISRCEEIQDLTKGRKLKISECSTSNLIPIDDTEFINVDMRPKRKTKRPVKYLEDAEVSSSDEELYIFTPKKKRSSGRFAGSKSTLNLIGMRELCKNKNPSINENNEKSQSQIKSMKCTHNKTMYPLKLAPIFTSKQSNISIAEKEARQKFLHSGIPQKLKKDISQPKNNTAKLEFHPVVHIQQNIAMTLDKIKINFSSLCDSPYDSNLETNDNLFKSLTSLDEDVKQVIPLNQQNQENLLHMIKHSHHKFPVYRTYHLLKGKSNGENKDINYPDLDNSIEIIHDLPNDFDSIDKLCWVEKYKPTSTKQIIGNFKAIDELKKWLQSWNESLVKTKKDGGSGSSDFDDFQDSDAESRETLRTSNNVLVICGDVGSGKTSSVYAVAAELAIKVIEVNSSSKRTGKIMLQDLQEATRSHKVDRGKSNSDNSQKLQETAKPKLPKKRGRPKKAKDLSKDVKKIENMKCIVECSSSQDSVRTDSSLILIDDADIVFEQDDGFCSAISQLIHSSKRPVILITSSLSCQHLQKFIQLGKIIKMHKFLPRMSGTWLDIMCVADTGICFPGLGDGLLDYYKGDIRKTIHSLQFYMVSYKHSTYENSQDIGNDKLNIEDENSCLSWTDEYTADKTTVPNTSKHLVQQHIKVISHGAPLDLLSLWWSISNVYESQIENDNQDSNQLLFISNGLCSISEADCITKRANICNKMWYPKESASLNESQTYEYYNRNNEVSKDIARELGFLGSKCTSNCKSEVFVDISAPGYYAEREQEKIASRHHTLSSYLNLGVVLDRRALALDYWPSCRTICRLEKNTLNTKRNNRFCHYLKSLNVLCKNDYFDALSKSLNSNTLI
- the LOC123709795 gene encoding ATPase family AAA domain-containing protein 5 isoform X1, whose protein sequence is MGKRRKCNILIESNKESEDSKAMALELNNSQEKSPTNAFQLLMESRLKSIGSNSPGKHRPVVQPECQELLEKRELKAKRVLSLQKMAEAKGSLKNKELEDFRDRSIKKQLSKQAEKFKDMLRQENSESKNKTNENKEHSLSDFEIIDVNDTHLLDVKKTLQLCNMFEKSDAEGFSKKFTNKKDSIEDIEFLSKLSPSIRKKENMMSYFPIVEEKVADTDNPADEVEITDTIKVKFKSKIMKKISHKRNKDQNVFNNPQNETGISRCEEIQDLTKGRKLKISECSTSNLIPIDDTEFINVDMRPKRKTKRPVKYLEDAEVSSSDEELYIFTPKKKRSSGRFAGSKSTLNLIGMRELCKNKNPSINENNEKSQSQIKSMKCTHNKTMYPLKLAPIFTSKQSNISIAEKEARQKFLHSGIPQKLKKDISQPKNNTAKLEFHPVVHIQQNIAMTLDKIKINFSSLCDSPYDSNLETNDNLFKSLTSLDEDVKQVIPLNQQNQENLLHMIKHSHHKFPVYRTYHLLKGKSNGENKDINYPDLDNSIEIIHDLPNDFDSIDKLCWVEKYKPTSTKQIIGNFKAIDELKKWLQSWNESLVKTKKDGGSGSSDFDDFQDSDAESRETLRTSNNVLVICGDVGSGKTSSVYAVAAELAIKVIEVNSSSKRTGKIMLQDLQEATRSHKVDRGKSNSDNSQKLQETAKPKLPKKRGRPKKAKDLSKDVKKIENMKCIVECSSSQDSVRTDSSLILIDDADIVFEQDDGFCSAISQLIHSSKRPVILITSSLSCQHLQKFIQLGKIIKMHKFLPRMSGTWLDIMCVADTGICFPGLGDGLLDYYKGDIRKTIHSLQFYMVSYKHSTYENSQDIGNDKLNIEDENSCLSWTDEYTADKTTVPNTSKHLVQQHIKVISHGAPLDLLSLWWSISNVYESQIENDNQDSNQLLFISNGLCSISEADCITKRANICNKMWYPKESASLNESQTYEYYNRNNEVSKDIARELGFLGSKCTSNCKSEVFVDISAPGYYAEREQEKIASRHHTLSSYLNLGVVLDRRALALDYWPSCRTICRLEKNTLNTKRNNRFCHYLKSLNVLCKNDYFDALSKSLNSNTLI